In the genome of uncultured Fusobacterium sp., one region contains:
- a CDS encoding isoprenyl transferase gives MELNIPKHIAIIMDGNGRWAKRRGLPRTLGHREGAKALRKIITHAAKLEIKHLTVYAFSTENWKRSKEEVEALMFLFKTYLKGEEKNIMENNIKFTVSGREENVSESLLTAIKKLEDLSKDNTGLNLNIAFNYGGRAEIIDGINRLLKEGKKEITEEEFSKYMYRDIPDPELLIRTSGELRISNFLLWQIAYSEIYITDTLWPDFDEKELEKAIESYNKRDRRFGGVK, from the coding sequence ATGGAACTAAATATTCCTAAACATATAGCTATAATAATGGATGGAAATGGAAGATGGGCTAAAAGAAGAGGGCTACCTAGAACTTTAGGACATAGAGAGGGAGCAAAAGCTTTAAGAAAGATAATAACACATGCTGCAAAATTAGAGATAAAACATCTTACAGTATATGCTTTTTCAACAGAGAACTGGAAGAGAAGTAAGGAAGAAGTAGAGGCTTTAATGTTTCTATTTAAAACTTATCTAAAAGGTGAAGAAAAAAATATAATGGAAAACAATATAAAATTTACAGTTTCTGGGAGAGAAGAAAATGTAAGTGAATCACTATTAACAGCAATAAAAAAATTAGAAGATTTAAGCAAGGATAATACAGGGCTTAATCTTAATATAGCATTTAACTATGGTGGACGTGCTGAGATTATAGATGGAATAAATAGATTATTAAAAGAGGGGAAAAAAGAGATAACAGAAGAGGAATTCTCAAAATATATGTATAGAGATATTCCTGATCCAGAACTTTTAATAAGAACAAGTGGGGAGTTAAGAATATCAAACTTTTTACTATGGCAGATAGCATATTCAGAAATCTACATAACAGATACTTTATGGCCTGATTTTGATGAGAAAGAATTAGAAAAAGCAATAGAAAGTTATAATAAAAGAGATAGAAGAT